One part of the Chromatiales bacterium 21-64-14 genome encodes these proteins:
- a CDS encoding ribonucleoside-diphosphate reductase, adenosylcobalamin-dependent, with amino-acid sequence MNQEISLDVLREKYAKGSEKTAEDIYHRVAKTLASVERDPRVWEREFAAALRGGFIPAGRIISAAGTDIRATLINCFVQPVGDAMTGVDEHGRPGIMSALAEASETMRRGGGVGYQFGHIRPHGAVVKGTHSSASGPLSYMDVFDSMCKTVESAGARRGAQMGVLRCDHPDIETFIEAKRTVGRLTQFNVSIGVTDAFMRAVEEDASWELIHEAEPNAETKASGAYLREGGLWVYRTVRARALWGRIMENTYDHAEPGILFIDTMNRDNNLHYTETLEATNPCAEQPLPDYGCCCLGSINLTRFVRNPFERDAEFDRSSYAQTVRVAIRMLDNVLDVTYWPLEKQRFEAMAKRRIGLGFTGLGDTLVMLGVRYDSESGRAWAARLAASMRDEAYDASVALAKEKGPFPMFRLPEYLESGFTSRLPDFIRQAIAKHGIRNSHLLSIAPTGTISLAFADNASNGIEPPFSWTYTRKKREADGSTKEYTVEDYAYRVYREHGGDIENLPEYFVTALSIQATEHLKMVAAVAPFIDTSISKTVNVPADYPYEDFKDLYFEAWKSKCKGLATFRPNQVTGSVLSVSSEDSRNTSEISVGTDFDDSDPDRRIHLSELPTPPLASLRWRKRPNLPAGNPAWTFLMEHPHGYRFAVFVGHIENGKKHPFEVWVNGAEQPRGLGGLAKSLSMDLRSEDRGWLRCKLESLAKLSGDDAFDLAMPPEGELVRMPSLVAGFATVLLWRCGNLGVFLDNSEDSGTPVLDALFSAKEPKTGPDGTMAWTVDVLNPVTGDDFVMGLKELVLPNGQRRPYSVWLSGVYPRVLDGLCKSLSFDMRVIDPAWIGAKLRQLLDYAEPQGDFMARVPGDKRQVNYPSTVAYMARLLIHRHAMLGILDEDGFPIETMGTMEVEEPAGVENRIRAVGAMEVSPGKRCDECGNYAVIRRDGCDFCTACGAVGACG; translated from the coding sequence ATGAATCAGGAAATTTCTCTCGACGTGCTTCGCGAGAAGTACGCAAAGGGAAGTGAGAAAACGGCGGAGGACATCTACCACCGCGTGGCTAAAACATTGGCCTCGGTGGAGCGGGACCCGCGGGTATGGGAGCGTGAATTCGCGGCCGCACTGCGCGGCGGTTTCATCCCGGCCGGTCGCATCATATCCGCTGCCGGCACCGATATCCGGGCTACGTTAATCAACTGTTTCGTCCAGCCAGTCGGTGACGCAATGACGGGTGTGGACGAACACGGCCGCCCCGGAATCATGAGCGCCCTCGCGGAGGCATCGGAGACGATGCGAAGAGGCGGTGGCGTCGGATATCAATTCGGCCACATCCGCCCGCATGGGGCGGTGGTTAAAGGGACGCATTCCAGCGCCTCCGGGCCGTTATCCTACATGGATGTGTTCGACTCGATGTGCAAGACCGTCGAATCGGCCGGAGCGCGGCGCGGCGCCCAAATGGGTGTGCTACGTTGCGACCATCCGGACATCGAAACGTTTATCGAGGCCAAGCGCACGGTCGGGCGGCTTACGCAATTCAACGTGAGCATCGGAGTCACGGATGCTTTCATGCGCGCCGTGGAAGAGGACGCTTCCTGGGAGCTGATCCATGAAGCCGAACCGAATGCGGAGACGAAAGCATCCGGCGCGTACCTTCGTGAGGGCGGTTTGTGGGTGTACAGGACCGTCCGAGCCCGGGCTCTGTGGGGTAGGATCATGGAAAATACCTATGATCATGCAGAACCCGGGATCCTGTTCATCGATACGATGAACCGGGACAACAACCTTCACTACACGGAGACGCTGGAGGCAACTAATCCCTGTGCGGAGCAGCCGCTTCCGGACTACGGTTGCTGCTGTCTCGGAAGCATAAATTTAACGCGATTCGTCCGGAATCCGTTCGAGCGCGATGCGGAGTTCGACCGTTCGAGCTACGCGCAGACGGTGCGGGTTGCGATTCGGATGTTGGATAACGTCCTGGACGTGACCTATTGGCCGTTGGAGAAACAGCGTTTCGAGGCGATGGCGAAGCGGCGTATCGGGCTCGGGTTCACCGGGCTCGGAGATACCCTGGTTATGCTTGGAGTCCGGTATGACTCCGAATCCGGTAGGGCATGGGCCGCGCGGCTCGCCGCGTCGATGCGGGACGAGGCCTATGATGCCTCAGTCGCCTTGGCGAAGGAAAAAGGACCCTTTCCGATGTTCCGACTTCCGGAATACCTGGAGTCGGGATTTACGTCGCGGCTCCCGGACTTCATTCGCCAGGCAATCGCGAAACACGGGATCCGCAACAGCCACCTGTTGAGCATCGCGCCGACAGGGACGATCTCCTTGGCGTTCGCGGACAATGCGAGCAACGGGATCGAGCCGCCGTTTTCCTGGACCTACACCAGAAAAAAGCGGGAGGCTGACGGATCAACGAAAGAATACACCGTCGAGGACTATGCGTACCGGGTGTACCGGGAACACGGCGGAGACATCGAGAATCTTCCGGAGTATTTCGTCACCGCGTTGTCGATTCAGGCGACGGAGCACTTGAAGATGGTCGCCGCAGTGGCGCCGTTCATCGACACTTCGATCTCGAAGACGGTGAACGTCCCGGCGGATTATCCGTACGAGGATTTCAAGGACCTCTATTTCGAGGCGTGGAAGTCCAAGTGTAAGGGCTTGGCGACGTTTCGACCGAATCAGGTCACCGGTTCGGTGCTGAGCGTTTCGAGCGAGGATTCGCGGAACACCAGCGAGATTTCGGTGGGAACGGATTTCGACGATTCGGACCCGGACCGCCGGATTCATCTCTCGGAGCTTCCAACGCCGCCTCTGGCCAGCCTGCGCTGGCGTAAGCGTCCGAATCTGCCGGCCGGCAACCCCGCGTGGACGTTCCTGATGGAGCATCCGCACGGCTACCGGTTTGCGGTATTCGTCGGGCATATCGAGAACGGAAAGAAGCACCCGTTCGAGGTATGGGTCAATGGCGCGGAGCAACCGCGAGGACTCGGTGGGTTGGCGAAATCGCTTTCGATGGACCTGCGTTCCGAGGACCGCGGGTGGCTACGATGCAAACTCGAGTCGCTGGCGAAGCTGTCCGGGGACGACGCTTTCGATTTAGCCATGCCTCCGGAAGGAGAATTGGTCCGTATGCCGAGCCTAGTGGCCGGATTCGCCACGGTGCTGCTCTGGCGCTGCGGTAATCTCGGGGTCTTCCTGGATAATTCGGAGGATTCGGGTACCCCGGTGCTCGATGCGTTGTTCAGCGCGAAGGAACCGAAGACCGGCCCGGACGGAACCATGGCTTGGACGGTAGACGTGCTCAACCCAGTCACGGGAGACGATTTCGTGATGGGGCTCAAAGAGCTAGTGCTCCCAAACGGCCAGCGGCGTCCATATTCGGTATGGCTCTCCGGAGTCTATCCGAGAGTGTTGGATGGACTGTGTAAATCGCTGTCATTCGACATGCGGGTTATCGACCCGGCGTGGATCGGCGCAAAACTCCGGCAACTGCTGGATTACGCCGAACCGCAGGGGGACTTTATGGCCCGCGTGCCGGGAGACAAACGGCAGGTCAACTATCCGTCGACCGTGGCCTATATGGCGCGATTGCTGATTCATCGCCACGCGATGCTCGGAATCCTCGATGAGGACGGTTTCCCGATCGAGACGATGGGCACGATGGAGGTGGAGGAACCGGCAGGAGTCGAAAACCGAATTCGTGCCGTTGGCGCGATGGAGGTCAGTCCCGGAAAGCGATGCGACGAGTGCGGGAATTATGCGGTGATCCGTAGGGACGGCTGCGATTTCTGTACCGCTTGCGGCGCGGTCGGGGCCTGCGGGTAG
- a CDS encoding single-stranded DNA-binding protein, producing MASVNKVILVGNLGADPETRNFNDGGAVANVTIATSERWTDKQTGEAKERTEWHRVVFYRRLAEVAAEYLRKGSQVYIEGSLQTRKWQDKDGVDRFTTEVVARNMQMLGSRQQGESQAQPRQSRPATGAGEQPQGTRQSNSAPTPAPAELDNFDEIPF from the coding sequence ATGGCAAGTGTAAACAAGGTTATCCTCGTCGGGAATCTCGGCGCGGATCCGGAAACGCGGAATTTCAACGATGGTGGGGCAGTGGCGAATGTCACCATCGCAACCAGCGAGCGATGGACCGACAAGCAGACCGGCGAGGCCAAGGAGAGAACCGAGTGGCACCGGGTGGTGTTCTACCGCCGCCTCGCGGAGGTCGCCGCGGAGTATCTGCGTAAGGGTTCCCAGGTCTACATCGAAGGGAGCCTGCAGACGCGCAAGTGGCAAGACAAAGACGGCGTGGACCGCTTCACTACGGAAGTCGTCGCGCGGAACATGCAGATGCTCGGGTCTCGCCAGCAGGGCGAAAGCCAAGCGCAGCCCCGGCAGTCGCGACCTGCGACCGGCGCGGGCGAACAGCCGCAGGGAACGCGCCAATCGAACAGTGCGCCGACGCCGGCGCCGGCTGAGTTGGACAATTTCGACGAAATCCCGTTTTAG
- a CDS encoding DNA polymerase III subunit beta, whose protein sequence is MKIKVGREALIPHLAVLGSIASKNSGQHDFITCMVRIDPKESGVIGLTVTDFSRELSVEIRADEVSNADGPALVDAHKFGQIIRALPDGATTTIESVGKDGKIKMQSGKSRFLLATGDSSTFPLMDPIAADKDIEVRVDVAAMRHLLRGTMFAMSKDDARHFINGALFSVHHNSLTVVATNGHHLATCRTAIPSAASPAETQVILPWASVLELYRILEKAPDEDAVELWFGAARLWTRCGAYRYATGYVDGRYPDYERIIPKERNAGGRGEVDTEVLGHAVKRTSLVLSGGDRGDVQSIAMSFSESGVKLAAENWNGDTATEQVEMAYAGAEITIGFKAEYVQNVLDASRTGKMTLFLPPEPTSAMLIKESSEIEGWFSAYVIMPRVL, encoded by the coding sequence ATGAAGATCAAGGTGGGGCGCGAGGCGCTCATTCCTCATCTCGCCGTTCTTGGCAGTATCGCATCCAAGAACAGCGGCCAACACGACTTCATCACATGTATGGTTAGGATCGATCCCAAGGAATCGGGGGTCATTGGATTGACCGTAACGGATTTCTCACGTGAGCTGTCAGTTGAGATTCGCGCCGATGAGGTTTCGAACGCGGACGGTCCGGCGCTGGTCGATGCCCATAAGTTCGGCCAGATTATCCGGGCGCTACCCGACGGGGCGACGACCACAATCGAGAGCGTCGGGAAAGACGGCAAGATCAAAATGCAGTCGGGAAAAAGCCGGTTTCTGCTGGCGACAGGAGATTCATCCACCTTTCCACTGATGGATCCCATAGCAGCGGATAAGGATATCGAGGTGAGGGTCGATGTGGCGGCCATGCGGCACTTGCTGCGTGGCACAATGTTCGCGATGAGTAAAGACGACGCGCGGCATTTTATCAACGGCGCGTTATTTTCGGTGCACCATAACAGCTTAACGGTCGTTGCCACGAACGGTCACCACCTTGCGACGTGTCGTACGGCGATTCCCAGTGCGGCATCGCCGGCGGAAACGCAGGTGATTTTGCCGTGGGCGTCGGTTCTCGAGCTGTATCGTATCCTGGAGAAGGCGCCGGACGAGGACGCGGTGGAGTTGTGGTTCGGAGCGGCGCGCCTTTGGACCCGATGCGGCGCGTATCGGTATGCCACTGGGTATGTCGATGGCAGGTACCCAGACTACGAAAGGATCATCCCGAAGGAGCGTAACGCAGGTGGTCGCGGCGAGGTCGATACTGAGGTTCTCGGCCACGCAGTCAAGCGGACATCTCTCGTTTTGTCCGGGGGAGACCGCGGTGACGTCCAGTCCATCGCGATGAGTTTTTCCGAATCCGGTGTCAAACTGGCCGCGGAAAACTGGAACGGCGACACCGCAACGGAGCAGGTCGAAATGGCCTACGCGGGCGCGGAGATCACCATAGGCTTCAAAGCGGAATACGTGCAGAACGTGCTCGATGCAAGCCGCACGGGGAAGATGACGCTCTTCCTTCCCCCGGAGCCAACGAGTGCGATGTTGATCAAAGAGTCCTCTGAAATAGAAGGGTGGTTTTCCGCCTACGTCATTATGCCTCGGGTTCTCTGA